A genomic window from Yarrowia lipolytica chromosome 1D, complete sequence includes:
- a CDS encoding uncharacterized protein (Compare to YALI0D21010g, weakly similar to uniprot|Q06137 Saccharomyces cerevisiae YLR345w similarity to PFK26P and other 6- phosphofructo-2-kinases, similar to Saccharomyces cerevisiae YLR345W; ancestral locus Anc_4.177), with product MSAVSSDEESVFVRAPILGPQTHKQRKRSSVHMDAIHEPLDPTQISPAQLYLTESGHLFHAGKVAIVLVGLPARGKTHLAVSLTRYLRWLGVKTHAFHLGDYRRAQFPDHETQTGKADAESLPSDYFDLNPSEKTKKLRSQIVDACLADMDVFFDKHNGQVAIYDAVNPTYQIRQDLVDKLTTRSERQVLFVESYCTDDSLVARNIRGVKISSPDYQGWSYEEAVKHYLKRIELRIPYYQSMNREKEAHLSYVKLINVSEKMILNNTAHLGYLVNRIVFFLMNARIKTGNVYFARAGEPVVDPKNYKMAMDLPLSEEGKQYAETLCQIVLNHISDYKLHQQQKEESAANDPDSRRIGQDIDAKLATQPNPHRNTATTSRHGSRRGSKHGSRAASGTTSPAFASSSSVVSMNNLLSDSPTGSTTSSTSKMLVPSAVSTSKMTNLVVWTSVRARTVETAAPFSSRGIPFLERGQLTQLNPGVCENMTEEEIKEKYPEEWDKHQKDPYHHRFPRSESYHDLAVRLEPLILEMERIPGDIVIVAHESVLRVLYGYLMACTVQDIPTLSFPRNEIVCIIPNAYHNQVERIPVPGVEA from the coding sequence ATGAGCGCCGTTTCCAGCGACGAGGAAAGCGTCTTTGTGCGCGCCCCCATCCTCGGACCCCAGACCCACAAGCAGCGCAAGCGATCTTCTGTTCACATGGACGCCATTCATGAGCCCCTCGACCCCACCCAGATTTCCCCGGCCCAGCTCTATCTGACTGAAAGTGGCCACCTGTTCCACGCAGGCAAGGTGGCCATTGTGCTGGTGGGCTTGCCCGCCCGAGGTAAGACCCATCTGGCCGTGTCGCTGACCCGATACCTGCGATGGCTGGGAGTCAAGACCCACGCCTTCCACCTGGGAGACTACCGACGAGCCCAGTTCCCCGATCACGAGACCCAGACCGGCAAGGCCGACGCCGAGTCGCTGCCGTCCGACTACTTTGATCTCAACCCGTCagaaaaaaccaaaaagCTGCGGTCCCAGATCGTCGACGCCTGTCTGGCCGACATGGACGTTTTCTTcgacaaacacaatggaCAGGTGGCCATCTACGACGCAGTCAACCCAACATACCAGATCCGGCAGGACCTAGTCGATAAGCTGACTACTCGATCCGAGCGCCAGGTGCTGTTTGTCGAATCGTACTGCACAGACGACTCTCTGGTGGCTCGAAACATTCGAGGAGTCAAAATCTCGTCTCCCGACTACCAGGGATGGTCCTACGAGGAGGCCGTCAAGCACTATCTCAAGCGAATCGAGCTCAGAATCCCCTACTACCAGTCCATGAACCGAGAAAAGGAGGCCCATCTGTCCTACgtcaagctcatcaacgTGTCGGAAAAGATGATTCTCAACAACACGGCGCATCTGGGATATCTGGTCAACCGGATCGTCTTTTTCCTCATGAACGCGCGAATCAAGACTGGGAACGTCTACTTTGCCCGTGCTGGGGAGCCTGTGGTGGACCCCAAAAACTACAAGATGGCCATGGACCTGCCCTTGTCGGAAGAGGGCAAGCAATACGCCGAAACTTTGTGCCAGATTGTTCTCAACCACATTAGCGACTACAAACTGcaccagcaacagaaggaggagtctgcCGCCAACGACCCTGACTCCCGGCGTATCGGACAGGACATTGACGCTAAACTGGCCACCCAGCCAAACCCTCACAGAAACACCGCCACCACGTCTCGCCATGGCTCGCGACGAGGCTCGAAGCACGGCTCACGAGCAGCCTCGGGAACCACCTCGCCCGCTTTTGCATCATCGTCTTCTGTCGTGTCCATGAACAACCTGCTGTCCGACTCCCCCACGGgctccaccaccagcagcaccagcaaGATGTTAGTCCCGTCGGCCGTGTCAACCTCAAAGATGACCAACCTGGTTGTCTGGACGTCTGTGCGGGCTCGAACCGTCGAGACAGCCGCCCCTTTTTCTTCCAGAGGGATCCCCTTCTTGGAGAGAGGCCAGCTGACCCAGCTCAATCCCGGAGTGTGCGAGAATatgaccgaggaggaaatcaaggagaagtacCCCGAGGAGTGGGACAAGCACCAGAAGGATCCCTACCATCACCGGTTCCCTCGATCCGAGTCGTACCACGATCTGGCTGTGCGTCTGGAGCCTCTGATTCTCGAGATGGAGCGAATCCCCGGCGATATTGTCATTGTGGCCCACGAGTCCGTGCTGCGGGTTTTGTACGGTTACCTCATGGCGTGCACGGTGCAGGACATTCCCACGCTGTCGTTCCCCCGGAACGAAATTGTGTGTATCATCCCCAACGCCTACCACAACCAAGTAGAACGGATCCCTGTTCCCGGTGTGGAGGCCTAA
- a CDS encoding uncharacterized protein (Compare to YALI0D20878g, similar to uniprot|P32353 Saccharomyces cerevisiae YLR056w ERG3 C-5 sterol desaturase singleton, similar to Saccharomyces cerevisiae ERG3 (YLR056W); ancestral locus Anc_8.41), with protein sequence MDIALETIDTFVFDYVYAKVLPYKMKLAPQVAKFLRVQDFSKSLIDRNTGFFFPEAAAKLATAKNPEFYGEPVFWKHAYDHVLACGSIFARDHIIRQIISFTIITATFGALLYLSFATLSYLFVFDRDTFNHPRFLKNQITLEITQALSAIPFMSLCTAPWFVAEVRGYSRMYLEVEKHGWLYLILQFPLFLMFTDCGVYLIHRGLHHKWVYKHLHKPHHKWIMPSPFASHAFHPLDGYFQSLPYHIFPFLLPLNKISYLILFTFINFWTIMIHDGEFLVNSPVINGTACHTVHHLYFNYNYGQFFTLWDRVGGSYRQPEDEFFDHSLRKDEQTIRRQVGEFEKIRAKEESADDRVYVGDTAAKKTVAVKRNTKQD encoded by the coding sequence ATGGATATCGCTCTGGAGACCATCGACACGTTTGTGTTCGACTACGTCTACGCCAAGGTTCTGCCCTACAAAATGAAGCTTGCTCCCCAGGTGGCCAAGTTTCTCCGTGTCCAGGACTTTTCAAAGTCTCTGATCGACCGCAACACGGGCTTTTTCTTCCCCGAGGCTGCGGCCAAGCTGGCGACCGCCAAGAACCCCGAGTTCTACGGCGAGCCCGTGTTCTGGAAACACGCCTACGACCACGTTCTGGCCTGCGGCTCCATTTTCGCCCGAGACCACATCATCCGACAGATCATCTCcttcaccatcatcacAGCCACCTTTGGAGCGCTTCTGTACCTGTCGTTCGCCACGCTGTCCTacctgtttgtgtttgacCGAGATACCTTCAACCACCCCCGTTTCCTCAAGAACCAGATCACCCTGGAGATCACCCAGGCCCTGAGCGCCATCCCCTTCATGTCTCTGTGCACCGCCCCGTGGTTTGTCGCAGAAGTCAGAGGCTACTCACGCATGTATCTGGAGGTTGAGAAACACGGCTGGCTGTACTTGATTTTGCAGTTCCCGCTGTTTCTCATGTTTACCGACTGTGGCGTCTACCTAATCCACAGAGGTCTGCATCACAAGTGGGTCTACAAGCACCTGCACAAGCCCCATCACAAGTGGATCATGCCCTCTCCGTTCGCGTCGCATGCCTTCCACCCTCTCGACGGCTACTTTCAGTCTCTGCCCTACCACATTTTCCCCTTCCTGCTACCTCTCAACAAGATTTCCTATCTGATTCTCTTCACCTTTATCAACTTCTGGACCATTATGATCCACGACGGCGAGTTCCTCGTCAACTCTCCCGTCATCAACGGTACCGCCTGTCACACGGTCCACCACCTGTActtcaactacaactacggCCAGTTCTTCACTCTGTGGGACCGAGTGGGAGGCTCGTACCGACAGCCCGAAGATGAGTTCTTCGACCACTCCCTCAGGAAGGACGAGCAGACCATCCGACGCCAGGTTGGCGAGTTTGAGAAAATCCgagccaaggaggagagcgCTGACGATCGAGTCTACGTTGGAGATAccgccgccaagaagactgTTGCTGTCAAGCGAAACACCAAGCAGGATTAA
- a CDS encoding uncharacterized protein (Compare to YALI0D20966g, similar to Saccharomyces cerevisiae MCK1 (YNL307C) and YGK3 (YOL128C); ancestral locus Anc_3.41, similar to uniprot|P38615 Saccharomyces cerevisiae YMR139w MDS1 ser/thr protein kinase), which yields MSEIVTESVRDGKTGEQRQLTYTQCKVVGSGSFGVVFQTKLLPSNEDAAIKRVLLDKRFKNRELEIMRQVSHPNIVELKAFFHSNAEKDDVYLNLVLEYVPETVYRALRHFSKARLSMPNIEVKLYTYQLFRSLAYIHSLGICHRDIKPQNLLLDPATGILKLCDFGSAKILVPGEPNVSYICSRYYRAPELIFGAQNYTTKIDVWSGGCVMAELMLGQPLFPGESGIDQLVEIIKVLGTPSREQIRTMNPNYMEHRFPQIKPHPFSRVFKRGPPDAIELITPLLEYSPGQRLSAIEALVHPYFDELRDPETVLPDSRNPNNAVRQLPALFNFTRHELSIAPELNQKLVPAHAREALGVDLDNFVPLTVQEMAANLS from the exons ATGTCCGAAATCGTGACCGAGTCCGTGCGAGACGGAAAAACCGGCGAACAGCGCCAATTAACCTATACCCAGTGCAAGGTCGTGGGATCCGGCTCGTTTGGAGTCGTGTTCCAGACCAAGCTGCTGCCCAGCAACGAGGACGCGGCCATCAAGCGGGTTCTGCTGGACAAGAGGTTCAAG aacCGAGAACTGGAAATCATGCGACAGGTGTCGCACCCCAACATTgtggagctcaaggccttcttccactccaacgctgagaaggacgacGTCTACCTCAACCTGGTGCTGGAGTACGTGCCCGAAACCGTGTACCGGGCACTGCGACACTTCTCCAAGGCCCGGCTCTCCATGCCCAACATTGAGGTCAAGCTGTACACCTACCAGCTGTTCCGATCGCTGGCCTACATCCACAGCCTGGGCATCTGCCACCGAGACATTAAGCCCCaaaacctgctgctggacccCGCTACGGGCATTCTCAAGCTGTGCGATTTTGGTTCGGCCAAGATTCTCGTTCCCGGTGAGCCCAACGTGTCGTACATCTGCTCACGGTACTACCGAGCCCCCGAGCTGATATTCGGCGCCCAGAACTACACCACCAAGATTGATGTGTGGTCTGGCGGCTGCGTCATGGCCGAGCTCATGCTGGGCCAGCCCCTCTTTCCCGGTGAGTCCGGCATTgaccagctggtggagatcATCAAGGTGCTGGGCACCCCCTCGCGCGAGCAGATTCGAACCATGAACCCCAACTACATGGAGCACCGGTTCCCCCAGATAAAGCCCCATCCCTTTTCGCGGGTGTTCAAGCGAGGCCCACCCGACGCCATCGAGCTCATCACCCCACTGCTCGAGTACAGCCCCGGACAGCGACTGTCTGCCATCGAGGCGCTCGTCCACCCTTACTTTGACGAGCTGCGGGACCCCGAGACGGTGCTGCCTGACTCTCGAAACCCCAACAATGCGGTGCGTCAACTGCCCGCTCTGTTTAACTTCACACGACACGAGTTGTCGATTGCGCCGGAGCTCAACCAGAAGCTGGTGCCGGCCCATGCCCGGGAGGCGCTGGGCGTGGATCTCGACAACTTTGTGCCTCTGACCGTGCAGGAGATGGCCGCAAACCTGTCATAA
- a CDS encoding uncharacterized protein (Compare to YALI0D20922g, similar to uniprot|Q874I3 Candida albicans H+/nucleoside cotransporter), producing MASRRSIGEVVDSHSMTGDILDANSISEEFVDSGITKRDTKGKEKGDVEVEEVEDTSKSRRGGFVEFWKTFTSKSFRHRHVWVFHLFWSMFFTAWWISILAQPKHRHMWLIPTILWMCIIARFITLHVPARYLIVWASYIWDRTVIKVYERVPSHLRVPGAALGTLAVILIGTFVTKEYPDSLRSDRAVSFFGYLVGLFCLFVSSNNRHKIRWETVIAGVLIQYIVALFVLRTKAGYDIFNFISTLARELLEFAKAGSAFLTSPEESQLPWVVFTVLPAVIFFVAFIHIFMYWRWVQWATVKLAYLFFWAMKVSGAEAVVAAASPFLGQGESSILIKPFIPHMTKAEIHQIMTSGFSTIAGSMLVAYIGLGINPQAIVSSCIMSIPASLACAKLRYPETEETVTGGKVVIPEDESVESADNVLHAFANGAWLGLIVAGAIMTTQMCIVALVALIDALLTWFGNFWNIHELTLEMMLGYILFPVGFLLGVPRHEIYKISKLIGTKFIKNEFVAYLALSSPEYHSLSKRGAMLVTYALCGFANLGSLGIQVGVLGRLAPSRAGDISRVAISALITGGIATLLSACMAGMVLADMTKFATPSEAVATGTVG from the coding sequence ATGGCCTCCAGAAGATCCATTGGAGAGGTCGTTGACTCTCACTCAATGACCGGAGATATCCTGGATGCAAACTCCATCAGTGAAGAGTTTGTGGACTCGGGTATCACCAAACGAGATACCAAAgggaaggagaagggcgatgttgaagttgaagaGGTCGAAGATACCAGCAAATCCAGAAGAGGCGGGTTTGTAGAGTTCTGGAAAACATTCACCTCCAAGTCGttcagacacagacacgtgTGGGTGTTCCATCTCTTTTGGAGTATGTTTTTCACCGCTTGGTGGATCTCCATTCTGGCCCAGCCGAAACATCGACACATGTGGTTGATTCCCACGATTCTATGGATGTGTATCATTGCCCGATTCATCACCCTGCATGTTCCAGCGCGATATCTCATCGTTTGGGCTTCGTATATCTGGGATCGAACGGTAATCAAGGTATACGAACGGGTTCCTTCTCATTTACGGGTCCCAGGAGCCGCTCTAGGAACTCTGGCGGTGATTCTGATAGGCACCTTTGTCACGAAGGAGTATCCAGACAGCTTGAGATCGGACCGAGCCGTGTCCTTCTTTGGATACTTGGTGGGTCTTTTCTGTCTATTTGTCAGCTCAAACAACCGTCACAAGATCAGATGGGAAACTGTCATTGCCGGTGTGCTCATCCAGTACATTGTGGCTCTGTTTGTGCTGCGAACCAAGGCCGGATACGACATTTTCAACTTCATTTCGACCTTGGCTCGGGAACTTCTCGAGTTTGCCAAAGCCGGATCAGCGTTTCTAACGTCTCCCGAAGAGTCACAGCTTCCCTGGGTCGTGTTTACGGTACTTCCCGCTGTCATCTTCTTTGTCGCCTTCATCCACATCTTCATGTACTGGAGATGGGTCCAATGGGCCACCGTGAAGCTGGCCTATCTCTTCTTTTGGGCCATGAAGGTGTCTGGGGCCGAAGCGGTGgtagcagcagcttctcccTTTCTCGGCCAAGGAGAAAGCTCGATTCTCATTAAGCCATTCATCCCGCATATGACCAAAGCCGAGATCCACCAGATTATGACCTCGggcttctccaccatcgCCGGATCCATGCTGGTAGCGTACATTGGACTTGGAATCAACCCTCAGGCGATTGTTTCCAGCTGCATCATGTCCATTCCGGCTTCTCTGGCCTGTGCAAAGCTGCGGTACCCCGAAACAGAAGAGACGGTAACGGGTGGAAAAGTGGTTATTCCCGAAGACGAGTCTGTCGAGTCAGCAGACAATGTGCTCCATGCATTTGCCAATGGAGCCTGGCTCGGCCTCATTGTCGCTGGAGCTATCATGACTACCCAGATGTGCATTGTGGCTCTGGTGGCTCTCATCGACGCTCTGCTCACCTGGTTTGGCAACTTTTGGAACATTCACGAGCTCACTCTCGAGATGATGCTTGGCTACATTCTGTTTCCCGTGGGCTTTCTGCTGGGCGTCCCTCGACACGAAATCTACAAAATCTCCAAATTGATCGGCACCAAGTTCATCAAAAACGAGTTTGTGGCCTACCTGGCGCTGTCGTCCCCCGAGTACCACTCGCTGAGCAAACGGGGAGCCATGTTGGTCACTTACGCGCTCTGCGGCTTTGCCAATCTGGGCTCTCTGGGTATCCAGGTGGGTGTTTTAGGACGGCTAGCTCCTTCACGAGCTGGAGATATCTCGCGAGTCGCCATTTCGGCTCTCATCACAGGAGGTATTGCTACCCTGCTCTCGGCTTGCATGGCTGGAATGGTGCTGGCCGACATGACCAAGTTCGCTACTCCTAGTGAGGCGGTAGCTACTGGCACTGTTGGCTGA
- a CDS encoding uncharacterized protein (Compare to YALI0D20944g, similar to uniprot|Q12016 Saccharomyces cerevisiae Hypothetical protein YOL129W, similar to Saccharomyces cerevisiae VPS68 (YOL129W); ancestral locus Anc_3.40), which yields MSCPEIPIWIHSESLFRIAIPGFKLPPSSLRAVGVYASGAIFSLGFYAMLDAALYSSHKNVSTVHVRFFPDWLPLLFSCIGMLVINLVEKARLQSALTGGSSFSSGEDWQAKVVLFLGFAFLAGGMASSIAVLVLKYALPGYSMPTLGMGVANVICNASVMVSCVLLWVAQNIEDEYSYSLSL from the exons ATGTCATGCCCTGAGATTCCCATATGGATTCATTCAGA GTCCCTCTTTCGCATCGCCATTCCCGGCTTCAAGCTCCCCCCATCATCCCTACGGGCTGTCGGAGTCTACGCCTCCGGAGCCATCTTCTCGCTCGGCTTCTACGCCATGCTGGATGCCGCGCTCTACTCCAGCCACAAAAACGTATCCACCGTCCACGTCCGTTTCTTCCCCGACTGGCTGCCATTGCTGTTTTCGTGCATTGGAATGCTGGTGATTAacctggtggagaaggcccGTCTGCAATCGGCGCTCACCGGCGGatcgtccttctcgtctGGAGAAGACTGGCAGGCCAAGGTGGTGCTGTTCCTGGGCTTTGCATTCCTGGCCGGCGGGATGGCGTCCTCGATTGCCGTGCTTGTGCTCAAGTACGCCCTGCCAGGCTATTCGATGCCCACTCTGGGTATGGGTGTGGCCAACGTGATTTGCAACGCCTCCGTCATGGTTTCCTGCGTACTTCTGTGGGTTGCGCAGAACATTGAGGACGAGTACTCATACTCTTTGTCGTTGTAG
- a CDS encoding uncharacterized protein (Compare to YALI0D20900g, no similarity) produces the protein MPSFTSETTLGYLFSPIAWLFVSCTITALVILTLLPFILFHDDIQQLDDYNWSKKKRRDLLLSDPILLRDTKESTEKTKDSAEKTKDSAEKTKDSASDDSALKSDCDSIDTCTAVSAPMLQSLFHRLVVQNKWREAGYVADHVYKLVRAKLLLTNLGVDGLRLLEDVIRGYPPGVENHVTAVFHTLADVIIGKYPGSAEEPASSRGILGRWCMQVMTSLITHVATVSRSDIVRMLCKRYFQDHVASLQIWTFKSVSVFLVHCLKTRHNLKTPENESIQLLLREGMTSRNKLVTKAAQDCLTHYTLVDSEAGDKLRYQIGANL, from the coding sequence ATGCCATCCTTCACCAGCGAAACCACTCTGGGATACCTTTTTTCACCAATCGCAtggctgtttgtgtcgtgtACAATCACCGCATTGGTCATCTTGACTCTGTTACCCTTCATTCTCTTCCATGATGATATCCAACAGCTCGATGACTACAACTGgagcaagaagaagcgacgCGACTTGCTTCTATCCGACCCCATTTTGCTCAGAGATACCAAAGAAAGCACCGAGAAGACCAAAGATAGTGCCGAGAAGACCAAAGATAGCGCCGAGAAGACCAAAGATAGCGCCAGCGACGATTCTGCGCTGAAAAGCGACTGCGACTCGATAGACACATGCACCGCGGTGTCAGCACCCATGCTGCAGTCTCTCTTCCACAGACTCGTTGTCCAAAACAAGTGGAGAGAGGCCGGATACGTGGCCGATCACGTGTATAAGCTGGTACGTGCCAAACTGCTACTGACGAACCTCGGAGTCGACGGACTACGTCTGCTGGAAGACGTCATTAGAGGATACCCGCCTGGAGTGgagaatcacgtgactgcaGTCTTCCACACGCTGGCAGATGTGATTATCGGAAAGTATCCTGGGTCTGCTGAGGAGCCTGCTTCTTCACGAGGCATCCTTGGACGGTGGTGTATGCAGGTCATGACGTCGTTGATCACGCATGTGGCCACCGTTTCTCGCTCCGACATTGTTCGTATGCTGTGCAAGCGGTATTTCCAGGACCATGTTGCTTCTCTTCAGATTTGGACCTTCAAGAGCGTTTCTGTGTTTCTTGTGCACTGTCTCAAGACTAGACATAACTTGAAAACTCCCGAGAACGAGAGCATCCAGCTTCTGTTGAGAGAGGGCATGACTTCAAGGAACAAGCTGGTGACCAAGGCTGCTCAGGACTGTCTCACTCACTACACTTTGGTCGATTCAGAGGCTGGCGACAAGTTGCGGTATCAGATTGGAGCGAACTTGTAA
- a CDS encoding uncharacterized protein (Compare to YALI0D21032g, similar to Saccharomyces cerevisiae CAX4 (YGR036C); ancestral locus Anc_4.179, weakly similar to uniprot|P53223 Saccharomyces cerevisiae YGR036c CAX4 required for full levels of dolichol-linked oligosaccharides in the endoplasmic reticulum) encodes MAIRSLELFEVYYDDSDALAMVCAFASLIPQIILIVYATLIFSRREMETLMLLGGQVACEVANNILKRAIKQDRPRYGPGYGMPSAHAQFVAFLATYLCLWMFFRMRQLYSPVKRVARSVGLVAMTLVVSYSRVHLYYHTPAQVLAGVALGCVLGLAYFLFVSLIRDLGLVDLIVDLPILRAFYVKDTSGDSGSFVKDEFLRWRDKRMKARLIKVE; translated from the coding sequence ATGGCGATACGGAGCCTGGAGCTGTTCGAGGTATACTACGACGATAGCGACGCGCTGGCGATGGTATGTGCCTTTGCGTCGCTGATTCCTCAGATCATTCTCATTGTCTACGCCACGCTCATCTTTTCGCGACGCGAAATGGAGACGCTGATGCTGTTGGGTGGCCAGGTGGCTTGTGAAGTGGCCAACAACATCCTGAAACGGGCCATCAAGCAGGATAGACCGCGCTACGGGCCAGGCTACGGCATGCCCTCGGCCCACGCGCAGTTTGTGGCGTTTCTGGCCACAtatctgtgtttgtggatGTTTTTTCGAATGCGCCAATTGTACTCGCCAGTGAAGCGGGTGGCGCGAAGCGTGGGGCTGGTGGCCATGACGCTGGTGGTGTCATACTCGCGCGTGCATCTTTACTATCACACCCCGGCCCAGGTGTTGGCTGGAGTGGCGTTGGGTTGTGTTTTGGGCCTGGCCTACTTTCTGTTTGTCTCTCTCATCCGCGACCTAGGTCTCGTCGACCTGATTGTTGATCTGCCCATTCTGCGGGCCTTCTACGTCAAGGACACATCTGGCGACTCTGGCAGCTTTGTCAAGGACGAGTTCCTGCGCTGGCGTGACAAACGCATGAAGGCCAGACTCATCAAGGTGGAGTGA
- a CDS encoding uncharacterized protein (Compare to YALI0D21076g, some similarities with uniprot|P38866 Saccharomyces cerevisiae YHR176w FMO flavin-containing monooxygenase), translated as MVTAAVIGGGASGAITVDTLRKQGIETTVFERRDILGGVWVYDSDPGPLTVVPGRTGEQSDLVSNTPDFEGIEPGESINTSPGEYNRQTFENPHRYEPTPTFESLSTNVPERVMTYSDKPKWDWKENGVYTYPLQTRFVHHSTIQRYIEQYFQPNIDVVKFSTTVEKASKTKDGKWTLTTRTRSATEDVWAQTKYDHLVVATGHYHVPFIPDVPGIQLAYRLYPNRIVHSKHFRESNLDLFKDKTVVIVGSRASGADLVSLLAPIAHQTIQSVRATKGPIFKKSFVNQDKVVRAGEVVSYVCKDGGFNVETADGQSFSPDVVIYCTGYQYSYPFLRDQVPDLTDGVFLPDVYLHTFYTPDPSLAFVGVPVDAVSFRAFEYQAVWVARYISGQIELPSVDEQQLWNKRRFEERGSTRSYHSLSSLEAVQDFFDALTELGGGVKAQKKGGRDFPVFGRQDIDELKAAAPARWVEEPNKEAAEEESETSELDTGDSEGHTDDTSVDGDEK; from the coding sequence ATGGTAACAGCAGCTGtcattggaggaggagcctcGGGAGCAATTACCGTGGATACGCTCCGCAAACAAGGCATCGAAACGACCGTGTTTGAACGACGAGACATTCTGGGAGGAGTATGGGTGTACGACTCTGATCCTGGCCCGCTGACAGTGGTGCCCGGAAGAACAGGAGAACAGTCTGATCTGGTGTCCAACACTCCGGATTTCGAAGGAATTGAGCCTGGAGAATCCATCAACACTTCCCCGGGAGAATACAACCGGCAGACGTTTGAAAACCCCCACCGATACGAGCCCACTCCCACCTTCGAGTCTCTGTCGACAAACGTGCCTGAACGAGTCATGACCTACTCGGACAAACCAAAGTGGGACTGGAAAGAAAATGGAGTCTACACGTATCCTCTGCAGACCCGATTTGTGCACCACTCGACGATCCAACGGTACATTGAGCAGTATTTCCAGCCCAACATTGATGTGGTCAAGTTCTCAACCACAGTTGAGAAGGCTTCCAAGACCAAAGATGGAAAATGGACCTTGACTACTCGGACCCGATCTGCCACGGAGGATGTCTGGGCCCAGACCAAGTACGATCATTTGGTTGTTGCAACTGGCCACTACCATGTTCCTTTCATCCCGGACGTGCCGGGCATTCAATTGGCCTACCGACTCTACCCCAACCGAATTGTCCACTCCAAGCACTTTCGGGAGTCAAACTTGGATCTGTTCAAGGACAAAACTGTCGTGATAGTGGGCTCCCGGGCTTCAGGAGCAGATCTCGTGTCGCTACTGGCACCCATTGCGCATCAGACGATCCAGAGTGTACGAGCTACCAAAGGACCCATCTTTAAAAAGTCTTTTGTCAACCAGGACAAGGTTGTTCGAGCGGGAGAAGTTGTGTCTTACGTGTGCAAAGACGGCGGTTTCAATGTCGAGACTGCTGATGGACAGTCCTTTTCTCCTGATGTCGtcatctactgtacaggcTACCAGTACTCGTATCCTTTTCTTCGAGACCAAGTTCCTGACTTGACAGATGGAGTCTTTCTTCCAGACGTTTATCTCCACACTTTTTACACCCCCGATCCCTCTCTGGCCTTTGTGGGAGTCCCTGTTGACGCGGTTTCGTTCCGGGCTTTCGAGTACCAGGCGGTTTGGGTGGCACGGTACATTTCGGGCCAGATTGAGCTACCGTCAGTTGATGAACAGCAGCTTTGGAACAAACGAAGGTTTGAAGAGCGTGGTTCGACTCGGTCTTACCACTCTTTGAGCTCCCTAGAAGCTGTTCAGGACTTCTTTGATGCTCTGACCGagcttggaggaggtgtcaAGGCCCAAAAGAAGGGAGGAAGAGACTTCCCCGTGTTTGGCAGACAAGATatcgacgagctcaaggctgctgctcctgccaGATGGGTGGAAGAGCccaacaaggaggctgcagaggaggagtctgagaCTTCTGAACTGGATACCGGTGATTCGGAGGGCCATACAGACGACACATCCGTGGACGGAGACGAAAAGTAG